One Rhododendron vialii isolate Sample 1 chromosome 2a, ASM3025357v1 genomic region harbors:
- the LOC131316162 gene encoding probable 3-ketoacyl-CoA synthase 21 gives MVVTIVSGLFYLLLYKRKVSIYLLDFTCYRPPDSLRVPMSMYLEHLIHNGFDPDAISFQVKILARSGLSQETCIPPSLRELPITKSLSFSKEEATTVMFSAVTELLEKNKINPRSIDILITNSSVYSPTPSLCAMVINEFRMRSNILSFNLSGMGCSASLVSIGLAKDLLKVHQNSLALIVSSESLSQNWYTGKNHSMLIANCLFRMGGAAILLSSKEQDKKIAKYQLQHVIRISRAQDDQSYACIFQDEDREEKTGISISKSILNVAGEALKANMASLGPLVLPFSEQFRYGLSVVCKKTGLLGRRKTYTPNFKRVFEHFCIHPGGKAVLLAIQKGLKLTEDEMEASKMTLHRFGNTSSSSIWYELSYTETKGRMKRGNRVWQICLGGGFKSNSAVWKCLHTIEPEKGNAWSDRIDSYPVDIPDVVEID, from the coding sequence ATGGTAGTCACTATTGTCTCTGGTCTCTTCTATCTTCTTCTCTACAAGAGGAAGGTATCCATTTACTTACTAGACTTCACTTGCTACCGCCCACCGGATTCTCTCCGGGTACCCATGTCCATGTACCTAGAGCACCTCATACACAACGGATTCGACCCCGACGCCATTTCTTTCCAGGTCAAGATCCTAGCAAGATCAGGGTTAAGCCAAGAGACCTGCATTCCCCCTTCTCTCAGAGAACTACCCATTACAAAATCTCTCTCGTTCAGCAAAGAAGAGGCCACGACTGTTATGTTCTCCGCGGTCACAGAATTGTTAGAGAAGAACAAGATAAACCCTAGATCCATAGACATCTTAATCACTAACAGTAGTGTGTATTCTCCGACACCTTCTCTCTGTGCAATGGTCATCAATGAATTCAGAATGAGAAGCAATATCTTGAGCTTTAACCTTTCGGGGATGGGATGTAGTGCCAGTTTAGTATCCATTGGTTTAGCAAAGGATTTATTGAAAGTTCATCAGAACTCCCTTGCCCTGATAGTGAGCAGTGAATCTCTAAGCCAGAATTGGTACACTGGAAAGAACCACTCGATGTTGATAGCAAATTGTCTGTTTCGAATGGGAGGTGCTGCAATTCTATTGTCTAGTAAAGAACAAGACAAGAAGATCGCCAAATATCAACTTCAACATGTCATTCGAATAAGCAGGGCGCAAGACGATCAATCTTATGCTTGTATTTTTCAAGATGAAGACAGAGAAGAGAAAACAGGGATATCCATATCAAAGAGCATACTGAATGTTGCAGGGGAAGCACTAAAAGCAAACATGGCTTCTTTGGGACCTCTGGTTTTGCCATTTAGCGAGCAATTTCGATATGGTCTATCGGTTGTTTGCAAGAAGACAGGACTTTTAGGGAGGAGGAAAACCTACACGCCAAACTTCAAGAGGGTTTTCGAACATTTCTGCATACACCCAGGAGGAAAAGCTGTGCTTCTCGCGATCCAGAAAGGTCTGAAACTTACAGAGGACGAGATGGAGGCATCAAAGATGACACTTCATAGGTTTGGAAATACCTCGTCTTCTTCGATTTGGTATGAACTTAGCTATACAGAAACCAAAGGGAGGATGAAAAGGGGTAACAGAGTATGGCAAATTTGCCTCGGAGGTGGGTTCAAAAGCAATAGTGCAGTGTGGAAATGTCTTCACACTATTGAGCCAGAGAAGGGCAATGCTTGGAGTGATAGGATAGATTCATATCCTGTAGATATACCTGATGTTGTGGAGATAGactaa